A single genomic interval of Koleobacter methoxysyntrophicus harbors:
- the ytaF gene encoding sporulation membrane protein YtaF has product MEIFTVFLLALAISVDAFMTGVSYGMREINIPPLSLTVISIITISFLLIAMKAGIILSTYLSSRLAVALGALILISVGLSSVYKVHFSDHKNGIKPLLHIKIKSLGLIIKILKEPVKADMDISGDINLKEAWLLGTALALDSLGAGLGAGVTGYNLWLTVLLTSVFTPLAIITGIKIGRFVFNYDSIKNSTKFLPGIILVLIGILRIL; this is encoded by the coding sequence ATGGAAATATTTACAGTATTTTTGCTGGCTCTAGCTATAAGTGTAGACGCTTTTATGACAGGTGTCAGCTATGGGATGAGAGAGATTAATATACCGCCGTTATCCCTTACGGTTATTTCTATTATTACCATCAGTTTTCTTTTGATTGCCATGAAAGCGGGTATAATCCTGTCAACATACCTTTCATCGAGACTGGCCGTGGCTTTAGGGGCATTAATCTTAATATCAGTAGGTCTTAGCTCCGTTTATAAAGTTCATTTTTCCGACCACAAGAATGGTATTAAGCCCCTCCTGCATATAAAAATAAAATCACTGGGTTTGATAATAAAAATACTGAAGGAGCCTGTCAAAGCTGATATGGATATTTCAGGGGATATAAACCTTAAAGAGGCCTGGTTGCTTGGAACAGCACTAGCCCTTGATTCCCTCGGAGCAGGTTTAGGAGCAGGGGTTACGGGATATAATCTCTGGTTAACTGTATTGCTCACAAGTGTGTTTACACCCCTTGCCATTATTACCGGAATTAAGATAGGGAGGTTTGTATTTAATTATGATTCGATTAAGAATAGCACAAAATTTCTTCCGGGAATCATCCTTGTTTTAATAGGTATATTAAGAATACTTTAA